A region of Alteromonadaceae bacterium 2753L.S.0a.02 DNA encodes the following proteins:
- a CDS encoding ribosomal subunit interface protein has translation MKSNADVVYRDLDASPALNDIIFKKLEKLHRYSDSILHSKVVLDSPHNHKHKGKLFRASIELGLKGSPITVTHDDPSVHIAIRDAFATCERKLKEDASRRKSARH, from the coding sequence ATGAAGTCCAATGCAGACGTAGTCTATCGTGATCTTGACGCATCCCCTGCGCTGAACGACATCATTTTCAAAAAACTCGAAAAACTCCACCGCTATTCAGATTCCATTCTCCACAGCAAAGTAGTTTTAGACAGCCCCCACAATCACAAACACAAAGGTAAATTATTTCGAGCCTCAATTGAACTCGGCTTGAAAGGTTCTCCTATTACAGTGACGCATGACGATCCGTCGGTACACATTGCCATACGCGACGCCTTTGCGACCTGCGAACGTAAACTCAAAGAAGATGCCAGCCGACGCAAGTCAGCCAGACACTAA
- a CDS encoding arginine decarboxylase, with protein sequence MRMRDKTLNKHINHHWSPNHSAELYGINDWGVGYFGVSSDGLLTVTAEKSDKTVSVPLLNIVNDIRERGMDMPVLVRFEDLLEQQIGRLNEAFRKAINDTGYQAPYRGVFPIKVNQQCHVIEEICSTGAKYGHGLEAGSKPELIIALAHLESPDAHIVCNGYKDQEFIDLGLHACKMGYSCFFVVETPTELPIIIERSRALDIKPLIGVRVKLASMVGGHWTATSGDRSIFGLSIAQLVEMIDVLKDENMLDCLQLLHYHLGSQIPNIRDIRSGVTEACQVYMNLVREGAAMQFLDLGGGLAVDYDGSNTNYIHSRNYTLEEYCADIIDVIMSTLNPEGIAHPTIITESGRATVAYSSVLLFNVLDVACFEVGQVPEVIPESEHRLIHNLKEALDSLSVKNLQECFNDALFYRDEIRELFKRGQVGLRPRSLAENLFLLVMQKVLSLSDIAPRQLQEADKLREQLSDIYYCNFSLFQSLPDVWAIDQIFPIAPIHRLDERPTREAIIADITCDCDGKIDRFTNLNNPKTTIPLHSLKENEDYYIGTFLVGAYQETLGDLHNLFGDTNVVSVRIHSDGTYEFADEIEGDCIADVLSYVEYQPQQLKERFRRIAERSVREGFISASERQTIMKAFSESMLGYTYYEKE encoded by the coding sequence ATGCGCATGAGAGATAAAACATTGAACAAACACATAAACCATCACTGGAGCCCCAACCACTCCGCAGAGCTCTATGGAATTAACGATTGGGGCGTCGGCTATTTTGGGGTTTCAAGCGATGGATTGCTTACCGTGACAGCGGAGAAATCTGATAAAACCGTATCTGTCCCGCTATTAAATATTGTCAATGATATCCGTGAGCGAGGCATGGATATGCCGGTTTTAGTGCGTTTCGAAGATCTTCTCGAACAGCAAATCGGCCGCCTGAACGAAGCATTCCGAAAGGCAATCAACGATACCGGTTACCAGGCGCCCTATCGGGGTGTATTTCCTATAAAGGTCAATCAGCAATGTCATGTGATTGAGGAGATCTGCTCTACTGGCGCAAAATATGGGCACGGCCTGGAAGCCGGTTCGAAGCCGGAATTGATCATTGCCCTTGCACATCTTGAATCGCCTGATGCTCACATTGTGTGCAATGGCTATAAAGATCAGGAGTTTATTGATCTCGGGTTACACGCCTGCAAGATGGGCTATAGCTGCTTTTTCGTCGTTGAAACACCCACGGAATTGCCCATCATCATAGAACGCAGTCGCGCATTGGATATTAAACCGCTAATCGGTGTACGCGTTAAGCTCGCTTCCATGGTCGGTGGCCATTGGACCGCCACCAGCGGTGATCGCAGTATATTCGGGTTATCCATCGCGCAATTAGTTGAAATGATTGACGTGCTAAAAGACGAAAACATGCTCGACTGCCTCCAACTGTTGCATTACCACCTTGGATCACAGATTCCCAACATTCGCGACATTCGCTCTGGAGTCACTGAAGCCTGCCAGGTTTACATGAACCTTGTACGTGAAGGCGCTGCGATGCAGTTTCTTGATTTGGGCGGCGGTCTTGCGGTGGATTACGATGGTAGCAACACCAATTATATACACTCGCGAAACTACACCCTCGAGGAGTACTGCGCAGATATTATCGACGTGATCATGAGCACGCTGAACCCGGAAGGTATCGCACACCCAACCATCATTACCGAGTCGGGTCGAGCCACGGTTGCCTACTCGTCTGTATTGCTTTTCAACGTACTTGATGTCGCGTGTTTTGAAGTGGGTCAAGTGCCGGAAGTTATTCCCGAAAGCGAGCATCGCCTGATTCACAACCTAAAGGAAGCACTCGACAGCCTCTCGGTGAAAAACTTGCAAGAGTGTTTTAACGATGCTCTCTTTTACCGCGACGAAATTCGCGAACTATTTAAGCGCGGTCAAGTGGGATTGCGTCCGAGATCGCTCGCTGAAAATTTATTTTTACTGGTGATGCAAAAAGTGTTGAGTCTTTCCGACATCGCTCCGCGCCAACTCCAGGAAGCCGATAAACTGCGAGAACAGCTTTCAGACATTTATTATTGTAACTTTAGTTTGTTTCAATCTCTCCCTGATGTTTGGGCAATTGATCAGATCTTTCCAATCGCGCCTATCCACCGATTGGACGAACGCCCAACACGGGAAGCCATAATTGCCGATATCACCTGTGATTGTGATGGCAAGATCGATCGGTTTACCAATTTAAACAATCCAAAAACCACTATCCCATTGCACAGTTTAAAGGAAAACGAAGACTACTATATCGGTACCTTTCTTGTAGGAGCGTACCAGGAGACACTGGGCGATTTACACAATTTATTTGGCGATACCAATGTAGTTAGCGTACGAATCCACAGTGACGGCACCTACGAGTTCGCCGACGAAATTGAAGGCGATTGCATCGCCGATGTTTTGAGCTATGTGGAATATCAACCACAACAACTTAAAGAACGCTTCAGAAGAATAGCAGAACGTTCCGTACGCGAGGGTTTCATTAGTGCCAGCGAACGCCAAACGATTATGAAGGCATTCTCTGAAAGCATGTTGGGCTACACCTATTACGAAAAAGAATAG